From Borrelia sp. RT5S, the proteins below share one genomic window:
- the rimM gene encoding ribosome maturation factor RimM (Essential for efficient processing of 16S rRNA) has translation MFVKGVVMSSYGVNGYAKVRSVSNNFEGFLGLKGNKLVLRKEFCSSVEVKVEDVSLVNGVLLLKFEEFNSPESIRDLVGFELWVSGELATQLEEGEYYFRDLIGYSIVDNGERLGVVVSFLECGNCVLLEVKVGDRLFFIPFLEVYLGEIDTELRTIELKMLELLR, from the coding sequence ATGTTTGTAAAAGGCGTAGTGATGTCGTCTTATGGGGTTAATGGGTATGCTAAGGTTAGGAGCGTGTCCAATAATTTTGAGGGATTTTTAGGATTAAAGGGAAATAAGCTGGTTTTGAGGAAGGAATTTTGTTCTTCAGTAGAGGTTAAGGTTGAAGACGTATCCTTGGTTAATGGTGTGTTGTTATTAAAGTTTGAGGAATTTAATTCTCCTGAGAGTATTAGGGATTTGGTTGGTTTTGAATTGTGGGTAAGTGGTGAGCTTGCGACTCAGTTGGAAGAGGGTGAGTATTATTTTAGAGATTTGATTGGTTATTCCATTGTTGACAATGGGGAGAGGTTGGGAGTTGTTGTTTCTTTTTTAGAGTGCGGGAATTGTGTTCTTCTTGAAGTTAAAGTTGGGGATAGATTATTTTTTATCCCCTTTTTAGAGGTTTATCTTGGTGAAATTGATACGGAGTTGCGGACTATTGAGCTTAAAATGTTAGAGCTTTTAAGATGA
- the trmD gene encoding tRNA (guanosine(37)-N1)-methyltransferase TrmD codes for MRITILSLFPSIIAPFFENSIMKKVVDRGIVSYELVSIRDFSNDKHRRCDDVSYGGGAGMILKAQPVSDALDYVNSKEKTTIFLTPSGVRYDQKLAYDLSRERELVIICGRYEGLDQRVVDLYVDLEISVGDYVLSSGEVAALVLIDSIYRLLDGVIKPESLLEESFSGRCGLLEYPHYTRPCEFRGLRVPDVLLSGHHGEVRKWRFEKAVERTRKNRYDLYLKYLEIKGEDDGLNRAD; via the coding sequence ATGAGGATTACTATCCTTTCTTTGTTTCCATCTATAATTGCTCCATTTTTTGAGAATTCAATAATGAAAAAGGTTGTGGATAGGGGTATTGTAAGCTACGAGCTTGTTTCTATTCGTGATTTTTCTAACGATAAACATAGAAGATGTGATGATGTCTCTTATGGCGGTGGGGCGGGGATGATTTTAAAGGCTCAGCCTGTATCAGATGCGCTTGATTATGTGAATTCAAAAGAAAAAACTACAATATTCTTGACTCCTTCTGGAGTAAGGTATGACCAGAAATTAGCTTATGACTTGTCAAGAGAAAGGGAACTTGTTATAATCTGTGGAAGGTACGAGGGTCTTGATCAGCGTGTGGTTGATTTGTATGTTGATCTTGAGATTTCAGTTGGAGATTATGTGCTTTCTTCAGGCGAAGTCGCTGCTCTTGTTTTAATAGATAGTATATATAGATTATTGGATGGCGTGATAAAACCAGAGTCCTTACTTGAGGAATCTTTTAGCGGTAGGTGTGGTTTGCTTGAGTATCCTCATTACACTAGGCCTTGTGAATTTAGGGGGCTTAGGGTGCCTGATGTGCTCCTTTCGGGACATCATGGGGAAGTGAGGAAGTGGAGGTTTGAAAAAGCTGTTGAGAGAACGAGGAAGAATCGGTATGATTTGTACCTTAAGTATTTAGAAATTAAGGGAGAAGATGATGGGCTTAATAGAGCAGATTGA
- the rplS gene encoding 50S ribosomal protein L19, translating to MGLIEQIEARGKRTEVFDFRVGDTVRVSYRVIEGSSERAQNFEGLVISIQNKGIGQTFLVRKISAGIGVEKVFPMHSPVLDKVQVLKRGEVRRAKLYYMRGRIGKAAMKVKERIRVKSTNNTSTFQN from the coding sequence ATGGGCTTAATAGAGCAGATTGAAGCTAGGGGAAAGAGAACAGAAGTTTTTGACTTTAGGGTAGGGGATACTGTGCGTGTTAGTTATAGGGTTATTGAAGGAAGCAGTGAGAGAGCACAAAATTTTGAGGGGCTTGTAATTTCTATTCAAAATAAAGGCATTGGGCAAACTTTTTTAGTTAGAAAGATTTCTGCGGGAATTGGGGTTGAGAAGGTGTTTCCAATGCATTCTCCTGTTTTGGATAAGGTTCAAGTTTTAAAGCGGGGAGAGGTAAGGAGAGCTAAGCTTTATTATATGAGGGGTAGAATTGGTAAGGCTGCTATGAAGGTTAAGGAACGTATTCGTGTTAAGAGTACGAATAATACGAGCACCTTTCAAAATTAG
- the coaD gene encoding pantetheine-phosphate adenylyltransferase encodes MRIAVFPGSFDPITWGHIDLVKRASSIFDKVIVLVAKNSSKSYFLSDVERYEIACEVIRSLSLARVSVDRHDGLVVDYALRHNVGFIVRGMRAFHDFECEFERYVVNSELSSAVDTVFLPSSAKYLFVRSDFVKELMKNKNFDLRGFVPELVQNKLKSKFIDKLS; translated from the coding sequence ATGAGGATAGCAGTTTTTCCTGGTTCATTTGACCCTATTACTTGGGGACATATTGATTTAGTCAAGCGGGCATCTTCTATTTTTGATAAGGTTATTGTTCTTGTTGCTAAAAATAGTAGTAAGAGTTATTTTCTGAGCGATGTTGAGAGATATGAGATTGCCTGTGAGGTTATAAGGTCTTTATCTCTTGCAAGGGTGTCTGTGGATAGACACGATGGATTAGTTGTTGATTATGCTTTAAGGCATAACGTTGGCTTTATTGTGAGAGGTATGAGAGCTTTTCATGATTTTGAGTGTGAATTTGAGAGGTATGTTGTCAATAGTGAACTTAGTTCTGCAGTGGATACAGTTTTTTTACCAAGTAGTGCAAAGTATTTATTTGTAAGGTCGGATTTTGTTAAAGAATTAATGAAGAATAAGAATTTTGATCTTAGGGGTTTTGTTCCCGAATTAGTACAGAATAAGTTAAAATCTAAGTTTATTGACAAATTGTCTTGA
- the rpmF gene encoding 50S ribosomal protein L32: protein MAVPKFKPSKSRSRTRRSINMRKKVPQLQECSNCGSLGVRHRLCSKCGYYRNKQYLELGL, encoded by the coding sequence ATGGCTGTTCCTAAGTTTAAGCCTTCGAAGTCCAGGAGTAGGACGAGGCGTAGTATAAATATGAGAAAAAAAGTGCCACAGCTGCAAGAATGTTCAAACTGTGGTAGCCTTGGGGTGAGGCATAGGCTTTGCTCGAAGTGTGGTTATTACAGAAATAAGCAGTACTTAGAGTTGGGCTTGTAG
- the acpP gene encoding acyl carrier protein — protein MEQSEIFKKIRSIISEQLDKREDEVTMESRFVEDLGADSLDIYELLYLLEEAFDDKIPENEASEFETVGDVVTFIEKRKD, from the coding sequence ATGGAACAAAGTGAAATTTTTAAAAAGATCAGATCTATTATATCTGAACAGCTTGATAAGAGGGAAGACGAGGTTACCATGGAGTCCAGGTTTGTTGAAGATCTTGGTGCAGATAGTCTTGATATTTATGAACTTTTGTATTTATTGGAAGAAGCATTTGATGATAAGATTCCAGAAAATGAAGCTAGTGAATTTGAGACGGTAGGCGATGTCGTTACCTTTATTGAGAAGAGGAAAGATTGA
- the rnc gene encoding ribonuclease III, translated as MNFEEGRKEQLDKFLMSLHIGFGDFGLLNTALSHSSYANELDQKSINNERLEFLGDSVLNLIITDYLYRLYPDKSEGELSKARSYIVSEDSLSSIARELDLGSYLLLGRGEESNDGRNKKGILADAIEAFVGALYLDGGFLKASVFVIELFDVHIRLMFNRGDFKDYKSLLQEYVQKKYKISPSYKLAKEIGPDHNKVFCVELYVDDKFISNGRGKSKKEAEMRAAEMALKNVDSIDL; from the coding sequence ATGAATTTTGAGGAGGGGCGGAAGGAGCAGTTAGATAAATTTCTGATGAGTTTACATATTGGTTTTGGTGATTTCGGTCTGTTGAATACGGCTCTGAGTCATTCGTCGTATGCTAATGAATTAGACCAGAAGTCCATCAATAACGAGAGGTTGGAGTTTTTAGGAGATTCTGTTCTCAATCTTATTATTACAGATTATTTGTATAGATTGTATCCTGACAAGAGTGAAGGGGAGCTCAGTAAGGCTAGGTCTTATATTGTTAGTGAGGATTCTCTTTCCAGTATTGCAAGAGAGCTTGATCTTGGAAGTTATCTTTTGCTTGGTAGGGGAGAGGAGAGTAATGATGGGCGCAATAAGAAGGGCATTCTTGCTGATGCTATTGAAGCTTTTGTTGGCGCTCTTTATCTTGATGGTGGATTTTTAAAAGCTTCGGTTTTTGTGATAGAGCTTTTTGATGTTCATATAAGGCTGATGTTTAATCGCGGGGATTTTAAAGACTACAAGAGTCTTCTTCAGGAATATGTTCAAAAGAAATATAAAATTTCACCAAGTTATAAATTAGCCAAGGAGATAGGCCCGGACCATAATAAGGTTTTTTGCGTGGAACTCTATGTCGATGACAAGTTTATATCAAATGGTAGAGGAAAATCAAAAAAGGAAGCTGAGATGAGAGCCGCGGAGATGGCACTTAAGAATGTTGATAGTATTGATCTTTAA
- a CDS encoding CCA tRNA nucleotidyltransferase, protein MHLGPNSRDIIRIGKIFHDNNYEFFLVGGALRDLLLKKTPCDFDFTTNATPEEIMKLFPNNIQTGIKHGTISIIFNKKIFEVTTYRIDKEYENKRFPREIEFTKNLKEDLKRRDFTINSIAMNILNHRIIDHYNGRGDLNKKIIKCIGNANKRFEEDALRILRASRFASVLDFTIDKQTSISMKYKKENILSLSKERINNEFIKLLEGKNPIKGINYLQKVNFFTYFFNMEINKKLKNKIALLDKKKFYLKAIVVLTIKKDIFPLKETLRLLKFSNKDIKLILFYKYSFNKLHALQIKTLADIRTLLSKITKESYKEIFDIYKAIRGKDHKLKLILNKMKSKKLINNPLSFKELAINGWDIKKLNIMEDKKIGKILANLLNKVLKNPKLNKKEILIEHVKKIKDQYYQHS, encoded by the coding sequence ATGCATTTAGGCCCTAATAGCAGAGACATAATAAGAATTGGTAAAATCTTTCACGACAACAACTATGAATTTTTCCTAGTAGGAGGAGCCTTAAGAGATTTACTTCTTAAAAAGACACCTTGTGATTTTGACTTTACAACTAATGCAACCCCAGAAGAGATAATGAAACTATTTCCAAATAATATACAAACCGGTATCAAGCATGGAACAATAAGCATTATTTTTAATAAAAAAATTTTTGAAGTTACCACCTATAGAATAGACAAAGAATATGAAAATAAAAGATTTCCCAGAGAAATAGAATTCACAAAAAACCTAAAAGAAGACTTAAAAAGAAGAGATTTTACAATAAACTCAATTGCAATGAACATACTAAATCATAGAATAATAGATCATTACAATGGACGAGGGGATCTTAACAAAAAAATAATCAAATGCATAGGCAATGCCAACAAAAGGTTTGAAGAAGATGCTCTTAGGATATTAAGAGCATCAAGATTTGCATCTGTTCTTGATTTTACAATAGATAAACAAACATCAATATCTATGAAATACAAAAAGGAAAATATTTTATCCTTATCAAAGGAAAGAATAAATAACGAATTTATTAAACTTTTAGAAGGAAAAAACCCAATAAAGGGAATTAATTACCTGCAAAAGGTAAATTTTTTTACCTACTTCTTCAATATGGAAATAAATAAAAAGTTAAAAAACAAAATTGCTCTTTTGGATAAAAAAAAATTTTATCTAAAAGCAATTGTTGTACTTACAATCAAAAAAGATATCTTTCCTTTAAAGGAAACTTTAAGATTGCTTAAATTTTCAAACAAGGATATAAAGTTAATCCTATTCTACAAATACAGTTTTAATAAACTTCACGCCCTCCAAATCAAAACACTAGCAGATATTAGAACACTGTTAAGCAAGATCACCAAAGAGAGCTACAAAGAAATATTTGATATATACAAAGCTATTAGAGGGAAAGATCATAAACTTAAACTCATATTAAACAAAATGAAAAGCAAAAAATTAATAAATAACCCGCTATCTTTTAAAGAATTGGCAATAAATGGCTGGGACATTAAAAAACTTAACATAATGGAAGATAAAAAAATCGGAAAAATCCTAGCCAATCTACTAAACAAGGTATTAAAAAATCCTAAATTAAATAAAAAAGAAATTCTAATAGAACACGTAAAAAAAATTAAAGATCAATACTATCAACATTCTTAA
- a CDS encoding DUF5312 domain-containing protein: MSKIEISIHDSIEKLSKETKMRLIKEIKKNLSLNSSGLSVDEADRLDSESESQIENFLSDHLVKESLLVRAWVYILTFFQRDISRGDIYKNYFLKNLENNINKNYKKPVIDFKKGVLHIGFVEMFFEFYYYSVKLKKFFKILDDKNVVEQAMFEVINSKIPDFKHKIEDFLSEEEYEGYLKKGNSLNDLEEDLKTKISVYLNSIPLQTYKTVEDIFEFFYVLNSVAFFPYKSFFSFFNIEFLDDATLDIVKFSGLGSASFESVDKYFNCFFDLLHTVGFIEVNEEILKIIVRSYFLVIGSNEAEIFNEEGFLEEGFSKLDIIYKNVLNIMLKIISLVKTLPYLEIFRLYYKNPVLQPRRCGTSLDLRGFYENILFLNVSGQIVRNHDTDVKLLANKEIKNLIKNYSVITDLNSIIFTGLEIGYSNLKKLYFLNEFFRTVYDVRMMEVLKAVNNVVLVTNIEIRNTYVALEKSVNALRKEVYDFCFKINDKNEEYERCIQESNDYPCRDKILEWCLNENCFIEKLVLNFADCFADLRRKYFVLLENNNAFIQSALNVSYKLSTGDNEKISLACVISNVISLIDQTLFVLKNL; this comes from the coding sequence ATGAGCAAGATTGAGATTAGCATACATGATTCTATTGAAAAGCTTTCAAAAGAAACAAAGATGAGGTTGATAAAAGAGATTAAGAAAAATCTAAGCTTAAATTCTTCTGGATTGTCTGTGGATGAAGCTGATCGTTTGGATTCAGAATCTGAGTCGCAAATTGAAAATTTTCTATCAGATCATTTAGTTAAGGAGTCTCTTTTAGTAAGGGCATGGGTATATATTTTAACTTTTTTCCAAAGGGATATTTCTAGGGGAGATATCTACAAAAATTATTTTCTGAAAAACTTAGAAAATAATATTAATAAAAATTACAAAAAACCTGTAATAGACTTTAAAAAAGGGGTTCTGCACATAGGGTTTGTAGAAATGTTTTTTGAGTTCTATTACTATTCTGTGAAACTTAAAAAGTTTTTTAAGATTTTAGATGATAAAAATGTTGTTGAGCAGGCGATGTTTGAAGTTATTAATAGTAAAATTCCTGATTTTAAGCACAAAATTGAAGACTTTTTAAGTGAAGAGGAATACGAGGGATATCTAAAAAAAGGTAATAGTCTGAATGATTTAGAGGAGGATCTTAAAACGAAAATTAGTGTTTATCTTAACTCAATACCCTTGCAAACGTACAAAACAGTAGAAGATATATTTGAGTTTTTTTATGTGCTAAATAGTGTTGCGTTTTTCCCTTACAAATCTTTTTTCTCTTTCTTCAATATAGAATTTTTGGATGATGCAACTCTAGATATTGTCAAATTTAGTGGGTTAGGTAGTGCTAGTTTTGAGAGTGTTGATAAGTATTTTAATTGTTTTTTTGACCTTTTGCATACGGTAGGATTTATTGAGGTAAATGAGGAAATTTTGAAGATTATTGTTAGGAGTTATTTTCTAGTAATAGGCTCCAATGAAGCTGAAATTTTTAATGAGGAAGGGTTTTTGGAGGAGGGATTTTCGAAGCTTGACATAATATATAAAAATGTTTTAAACATTATGTTAAAGATTATTAGTTTGGTAAAGACATTGCCCTATTTGGAGATTTTTAGACTTTATTATAAAAATCCAGTTTTACAACCTAGGCGATGTGGTACGTCTTTAGATCTGAGAGGTTTTTATGAAAATATTTTGTTCTTAAATGTTAGTGGGCAGATTGTTAGAAATCATGATACGGATGTAAAACTGCTTGCTAATAAAGAAATTAAGAATTTAATTAAGAACTACAGCGTAATTACGGATCTAAATAGTATTATTTTCACAGGCCTTGAAATTGGGTATTCTAATCTTAAGAAGCTTTACTTTCTTAACGAGTTTTTTAGGACTGTTTATGATGTAAGAATGATGGAAGTGTTAAAAGCTGTAAACAATGTGGTGCTTGTAACTAATATTGAGATAAGAAATACTTATGTTGCTCTTGAAAAAAGTGTTAATGCTTTAAGGAAGGAGGTTTATGACTTTTGTTTCAAGATTAATGACAAAAATGAGGAATACGAAAGATGTATTCAAGAGAGTAATGACTATCCTTGTAGGGATAAGATTTTGGAATGGTGTTTGAATGAGAATTGTTTTATTGAAAAGTTGGTGCTCAATTTTGCAGATTGTTTTGCTGATCTTAGGAGAAAATATTTTGTTCTCTTGGAGAATAATAATGCTTTTATACAAAGTGCTTTAAATGTTTCCTATAAGTTATCTACAGGAGATAATGAAAAAATTAGCTTAGCTTGTGTTATCAGTAATGTGATATCGCTCATAGATCAGACTCTTTTTGTGCTTAAGAATTTATAG
- the mltG gene encoding endolytic transglycosylase MltG, producing the protein MKKIFIPSFVFAAVLLFVLLFFLYFLNSSPFESGLLCEFEVQKGWGVKKIARELKKQGFIRSEELLIAISYIFGSDKNFREGKYSIDGSFSTFDVYKELLRGSPVLDISVTIPEGYTTRRIALRLSKFGIIDDVQGFIDLVNNSKFISGLGLDYHSLEGFLFPDTYNFYADMDMKEIIRIFVGNFFSRLISMGIDYKSYSSEDLYNKVTVASIVEREYRIKSEAAAMASVFYNRIKSNMALQSCATIEYIVTEELKKPHPRRIYFSDLEIKSPYNTYINKGYPPTPISNAGSVALRAAFLPDSTNYLFFVLKNPKTGAHKFSSDYSDHLLSANSYIYNFITKG; encoded by the coding sequence ATGAAGAAGATTTTTATTCCCTCTTTTGTTTTTGCCGCAGTACTCTTATTCGTATTATTGTTTTTCTTGTATTTTTTAAATTCTTCTCCTTTTGAATCTGGGTTGTTATGTGAGTTTGAAGTCCAGAAAGGGTGGGGGGTTAAGAAGATAGCTAGAGAGCTTAAAAAGCAAGGCTTTATTAGATCTGAGGAACTTTTGATAGCTATTTCCTATATTTTTGGTAGTGATAAAAATTTTAGAGAAGGTAAATATTCAATCGATGGGAGTTTTTCAACTTTTGATGTTTACAAAGAGCTCTTGAGAGGAAGCCCTGTTCTTGACATTAGCGTTACTATACCGGAAGGTTATACAACAAGAAGGATAGCTTTAAGACTTAGTAAATTTGGTATTATTGATGATGTTCAGGGTTTTATTGATTTGGTAAATAATTCTAAGTTTATTAGTGGCCTTGGGCTTGATTATCATTCTCTTGAAGGGTTTTTATTTCCAGATACTTACAACTTCTATGCAGATATGGATATGAAAGAAATAATTCGGATATTTGTTGGTAATTTTTTTAGCAGGCTTATTTCTATGGGGATAGATTATAAATCTTATTCTAGTGAAGATCTTTATAACAAAGTAACCGTTGCTTCTATTGTGGAGAGAGAGTATAGGATTAAGAGCGAAGCGGCAGCAATGGCATCTGTTTTCTATAACAGGATAAAATCTAATATGGCGTTGCAGTCTTGTGCTACGATAGAGTATATTGTTACTGAAGAATTGAAGAAACCTCATCCTAGGAGGATCTATTTCTCAGACTTAGAGATTAAGTCCCCTTATAATACTTATATCAATAAGGGTTATCCTCCAACTCCGATTTCTAATGCTGGTTCTGTTGCTTTGCGGGCAGCCTTTTTGCCGGATAGTACAAATTATTTATTTTTTGTTTTAAAAAATCCCAAGACAGGGGCCCATAAATTTTCCTCAGATTATAGTGATCATCTTTTATCTGCAAATAGTTATATTTACAATTTTATTACTAAGGGTTGA
- the dnaG gene encoding DNA primase has translation MEHAKVIDLIRSRVDIVDFIGERVRLVKSGSSYKGLCPFHAEKTASFFVNPSQGFFYCFGCKKGGDVIKFLMDIEKFSYDSAVKFLCSRMGVLYEDVKRPTGFKGGVGNREIVSRIYSLNAKLVRFFLSSFCNNKEALDYILKERNISDEVVNEFSIGYLRCDVAGGFSFYNFLISKGYSAEALSKSGLFSRKRQNFSILSGRLIFPIKDFKGNVVGFGGRSLGVGSGPKYINLSETDLFKKRELLYGFYEGFSVIKENKSVILTEGYMDVLSFFTAGVRIAVSTLGTSFSREHLALIRRHADKITICFDGDDAGLLATFKAYQICLPFDIDVNVIKMECGFDPADVLKSRGVSCLGDLVGSECDAFEYLLERYSAKYDLSKTSSLNTMIGIFVKLISLSGTNAQRDILLEKLEGRVGIRLETLRQDYYNVRERNAIENSRRNSSSYQPNTYERYLVVALLKDFSYFNIIRRNINDGDLHDVDVRRVFLCFEDLFDNSEIFSLLNLKEFLRDRYGVSEVFFEDMLRVEFEVDDEMVMQILFAIKKRKLEDRVLAFKEITENNSLVDARTQIRELMFLNMQRESLRVYLNG, from the coding sequence ATGGAACATGCTAAAGTTATAGATTTAATTAGGAGCAGAGTAGATATTGTTGATTTTATAGGTGAGCGTGTTAGGTTGGTTAAATCAGGTTCATCTTACAAGGGGCTTTGTCCCTTTCATGCTGAGAAGACAGCTTCTTTTTTTGTGAATCCTTCTCAAGGGTTTTTTTATTGTTTCGGATGTAAAAAAGGCGGGGATGTCATAAAATTTTTGATGGATATTGAAAAATTCAGTTATGATAGCGCTGTCAAGTTTTTATGTAGTAGAATGGGGGTCCTGTATGAAGACGTTAAGAGACCTACTGGATTTAAGGGTGGAGTTGGAAACAGAGAAATAGTTTCGCGAATATACAGCTTGAATGCTAAATTGGTTAGATTTTTTTTGTCTTCTTTTTGTAATAATAAGGAAGCTTTGGATTACATTCTTAAAGAGAGAAATATATCAGATGAAGTTGTTAATGAGTTCAGTATTGGGTATTTGCGATGTGATGTGGCGGGGGGCTTTAGTTTTTATAATTTTTTAATTTCAAAAGGATATTCTGCTGAAGCATTAAGTAAGAGTGGCTTATTTTCAAGAAAGAGACAAAATTTTTCAATTTTATCTGGTAGGTTGATTTTCCCAATAAAGGATTTTAAGGGAAATGTAGTGGGATTTGGGGGTCGAAGTTTGGGTGTGGGAAGTGGCCCCAAATATATTAATTTGAGCGAGACAGATCTTTTTAAGAAGAGGGAGTTGCTTTATGGGTTTTATGAAGGGTTTTCTGTCATTAAGGAAAATAAGTCAGTAATATTGACTGAAGGATATATGGATGTTCTTTCTTTTTTTACAGCTGGCGTAAGGATTGCGGTGTCTACACTTGGCACATCCTTTTCAAGGGAGCATCTTGCTTTGATTAGAAGACATGCGGATAAAATAACAATATGTTTTGATGGCGATGATGCTGGGCTTCTAGCTACTTTTAAGGCATATCAAATTTGTTTGCCTTTTGATATTGATGTAAATGTGATTAAGATGGAGTGTGGATTTGACCCTGCAGATGTTTTAAAGAGTAGAGGGGTATCCTGTCTTGGGGATTTGGTTGGTAGTGAGTGTGATGCGTTTGAATATCTTTTGGAAAGATATTCTGCTAAATATGACTTAAGTAAAACTTCGAGTTTGAATACTATGATTGGTATTTTTGTTAAGTTAATAAGCTTATCGGGTACTAATGCACAAAGAGATATTCTTTTAGAAAAACTAGAAGGTAGGGTTGGTATTAGATTGGAAACCTTAAGGCAAGATTACTATAATGTTAGAGAAAGAAATGCAATTGAAAATTCTAGGAGAAACTCATCTTCTTATCAACCAAATACATATGAGAGATATTTAGTGGTCGCCTTGTTGAAAGACTTTAGTTATTTTAATATAATAAGGCGTAATATTAATGATGGTGACTTACATGACGTTGATGTAAGGAGGGTTTTTTTGTGCTTTGAAGACTTATTTGACAATAGTGAGATTTTTTCATTGCTTAATTTGAAAGAGTTTTTAAGAGATAGGTATGGTGTTAGTGAAGTTTTTTTTGAAGACATGTTGAGGGTAGAATTTGAGGTAGATGATGAGATGGTTATGCAAATTTTATTTGCAATTAAGAAAAGGAAATTGGAAGATCGTGTTTTGGCTTTTAAGGAGATAACCGAGAATAATTCTTTAGTGGATGCTAGGACTCAAATAAGGGAATTAATGTTTTTAAATATGCAAAGAGAGAGTTTGAGGGTATATTTAAATGGATAG